A single genomic interval of Bacteroides sp. harbors:
- a CDS encoding endonuclease/exonuclease/phosphatase family protein, with product MKTRLFLLIIWLFPLFLFLSCSKREIEIKVISFNVRFDNPGDGNNAWPNRIPLVKQYLEEESPDIIGFQEALHHQVEDLSAMLPGYDWVGSGRDDGKEQGEYTPVFFKKSEFELADKGQFWLSYTPEIPGSIGPGALLPRITTWAKLIHKPSKTSLYFFNTHFSHVSDEARQLSAEIIAEKMKQIAGKAPLILTGDFNIEYGSDTYQLVSQQFLAGNQLINTFAKNMEENTAELPKTYNGFSEANTGAFIDFIFTKKSFSIKGYSVDKVKAGDIFISDHWPVKILLELKK from the coding sequence ATGAAAACACGCCTTTTTCTGCTGATAATCTGGCTGTTTCCCTTGTTCTTGTTCTTATCCTGCTCCAAACGGGAAATTGAAATCAAGGTGATTAGCTTCAACGTCCGCTTTGACAATCCCGGCGATGGAAACAATGCCTGGCCAAATCGCATTCCCCTGGTTAAGCAGTATCTGGAAGAAGAAAGCCCTGACATCATTGGTTTCCAGGAAGCCCTGCATCACCAGGTGGAAGATCTCTCAGCAATGCTTCCGGGATATGACTGGGTAGGTTCGGGAAGGGATGACGGTAAGGAGCAAGGTGAATACACACCCGTTTTCTTTAAGAAATCAGAATTTGAACTGGCCGACAAGGGGCAGTTCTGGCTATCATACACCCCTGAAATACCTGGAAGTATTGGGCCCGGTGCCCTGCTGCCCCGGATTACCACCTGGGCCAAATTGATCCATAAGCCTTCAAAGACATCCTTGTATTTTTTCAACACCCACTTCAGCCATGTAAGTGATGAGGCCAGGCAACTGAGTGCAGAGATCATTGCTGAGAAAATGAAACAGATCGCCGGCAAGGCGCCCCTGATCCTGACCGGCGACTTTAATATTGAATACGGAAGTGATACCTATCAGTTGGTGAGCCAACAGTTTCTCGCAGGCAATCAACTGATTAATACCTTTGCTAAGAATATGGAGGAAAATACTGCAGAGCTACCCAAAACTTACAACGGCTTTTCGGAAGCTAACACCGGGGCTTTCATTGATTTTATCTTTACAAAAAAAAGCTTTTCCATTAAAGGCTATTCCGTTGACAAGGTAAAGGCTGGGGATATTTTTATTTCCGATCATTGGCCTGTAAAAATCTTACTGGAACTAAAAAAATAA